In Natrinema amylolyticum, the DNA window CGTGCCGGCGCGGATTCCGCTCGGGTTGAACGGCGAGCGCGTCTCGCCGGGCACCGTGTTGCCGTTGAGGACGATGCCGGCGTCCTCTAAGGCCTCCTCGGCGTCGCCGCCGGAGGTGTCGGGGTGGCTGTCCCGCAGGTCGACGAGCACGAGGTGGTTGTCCGTGCCCTCGGAGACCAGCGAGAGGCCGTTCTCGGAGAGGGACTCGCCCAGTGCCTTCGCGTTCGCGACCGTCTGCTCGGCGTAGTCCTCGAACTCGGGCTCGAGCGCCTCTTTGAAGCCGACGGCCTTGCCGGCGACGTTGTGCATGAGGGGGCCGCCCTGTCCGCCGGGGAAGACGGCAGCGTCGATATCGTCGGCGTACTCCTCGTCGCACATGACGATGCCGCCGCGACCGGAGCGGATGGTCTTGTGCGTCGAGCCGGTGACGAAGTCGGCGACGCCGACCGGCGAGGGGTGGACGCCGGCGGCGACGAGACCCGTAATGTGGGCGATATCCGCGAGGTGAAGCGCGTCGACGTCGTCGGCGGCGTCCTGAATGCGCTCCCACTCGATCTCGCGCGGGTACGCGGAGTAGCCCGAGACGATGATGTCGGGATCGAACTCGGCGGCGTGGTCGGCGAGGTCGTCGTAGTCGATGTAGCCCGTCTCGGGGTCGACCTCGTACTGCTCGACCTCGTAGAGCTGGCCCGTGAAGTTCGCCGGGTGGCCGTGGCTGAGGTGGCCGCCGTGGTTCAGATCCAGCGACAGGATCTTGTCGCCCGGCTCGAGCATCGCGAAGTAGACCGACTGGTTGGCCTGCGTGCCCGAGTGGGGCTGGACGTTGACGTGCTCGGCACCGAACAGCTCCGTCGCGCGGTCGATCGCGAGCTGTTCGACCTCGTCAGCGTACTCGCAACCGCCGTAGTAGCGCTCGCCGGGGTAGCCCTCGGCGTACTTGTTCGTCAGCGCGCTGCCCTGCGCGTCGATGACGGCCTCGCTGACGTGGTTCTCGCTGGCGATCATCTGTAACGTCTCTCGCTGGCGGTCTACCTCGCCCTCGAGCGCATCGGCGACGGCGGGATCGACGTCCCGAACCTGATCGTGGTTCATATCCGAACTGCAGTCTGGCGGCCGCATAAGTGTACCCTTCCCCGGCAAGTGAGGCCACTATGCTGGCCGGTGGCCAGTGAACGTTCGCTCACCGTCCGCCCTCATCGATGAACGCAACGGCTCGTTTGATACCGATCGACTCTCTAATGGAAGTATCTTCCCGAAATAACTGGTAGATATTATAACCGAGCGTGCCGATTACGGCACCATTTGCCACTCTCTCACAGCCCGATACAACTAACTTGTCGCAGTGACATTCTCCCAACCGAATGATCGAGTGGGCGGTAGACGGCGACACCCTCCACGTCACCGACGCTGACAACGCCGAGTTGGCGGTCAACGGTGACGAACTCGACGTCAGCGCTTCCGACGTCGGCGTCTCGCGCCCGGTCGACGAGACGGTCGCCCTGACGACGGACGAACTCCGGTTCCCCCACGCGGTCGTCTACGCGTTCTCTCTCGGACTCGAGGAGCAGTACGAACTCGACCCCAGCGGAGAGCCGCTCGCGCTGTCACCCGGCGAGTACATCGTCGACATCGATACGGAGATCAAGGCGTACCTTCGGTTCGCCGGTGGGGCGACGATCGAAAAAACCGACGACTACGAGGAGATCGTCGTCTCCTTTCCGGAGCGAACGCGCGTCATCCTCGGCGTCCGCTGTCGCCACGAGTTCCCCGCCGGTACGATCACCGTGCCGGACTCCCCGTCCGCGATCGCCGAGGCCATCACTCACATGGCCGCCTCGCACAAGACCGACCGTCCGGACCGGTCGTACCCCACCCTCCGCGGCCACCCGTCGCTGATCGAACGCGGTAACGAACTCGAGATTTCCGACTGCATTCGGTCCGACACTCCGGATCACGGGATCGAACTGGTCGTTCCACCGGACTACGAATCCCTGTTCGTGACCGCACCGCTGGCGTACTACCTGCAGGCAACTGTCCGGACGACCGACGAGGGGCTCGGAAACCGATCCGGGGCCGACCTCGAGCGGCCGCGGCTCCGACTCCGCGATCACGCCATCGAGGAGGAACTCTCGCCGATGCCAGACTTGGAGCGCGACGTCGAGCGACTGCTCCGAAAGACGTTCTTCCTCGACTGCCTGGTGCGCAACGCCGGTCCCTACGGAACGACCCTCTCGGAGCACAGCCTGCTCGCAGCGCTCGGCCTCGACGCCGACGTGCTGTATCACGCCTCACCGCAGGATCGACTCGCGACGTATCTCGACGTCCCGTATGCGGCGATCAAACACCGCCTCCCGGAGTGGCACCTCTCGACGTACGTCGCCCCGGCCTACGACAGCGTCGAGACGCTGCCCTTCCTGCTCGACCGGCTGAGCATGATCTACACGCCCCGAACCTCCGAACTCGAGGGCCAAGAGCTGGTCGAACGCTCGCTCGAGGACTTCTATCGGGGTGAGGGCGGGCCCGCCGAACTCGCGTCCGGTATCGAGGCCGGACGCGCGGCCGAGCGCGGCGGCGATCCCGGTGCCGGTAGAGCCACCACTGGGCAGGTCGCCTCGGTCGACATCGTCAAACCCGACCTCCGGAGCGGCCGTACCCACGGCTGGCTCGCGGACGGCGTTCCGATCGACGTCTTCAAATCGACGCCCGCGGCCTACCACAACCGCCTGGACTTCCTCGAGCGGACGAGCGATTCGACCTCGATCTGTGTCGTCCTCAACGATCCGGAGATGGCCGGCGAACACGACGACGTCGCCGAGATCTATCGCCAGCGCTCCGAGGAACTCACGATGGATCTCACCGTTGCGGAGTCCCTCGAGACGGCCGACCTCGCCCGCATCTTAGAGGACGACAACGACTTCGTCCACTACATCGGCCACTGCGAAACCGGCGGGCTGTGCTGTCCCGACGGGACGCTCGCGACCTCGAGTCTCGATCGCTGTAACGCACAGACGTTCTTCCTGAACGCGTGTGGCTCCTTCTACGAGGGCATGAGCCTGATCGAGAAGGGGAGCGTCGCCGGTGCCGTCACGTTCACCAAGGTGTTGAACGACCACGCCGTCAAGGTCGGGTCGACGTTCGCCAAGCTACTGGTCCACGGCTTCAGCATCGAACGCGCGATGGGGCTCGCCCGCAGGCGGATCATGATGGGCAAGGACTACGCCGTCGTCGGCGACGGCACCCACTCGCTCACCCAAGGCGAAAGCCGCAATCCGACGACCGCGCGACTCGAGGAACTCGAGGCGAGCGGGAGCGACCGGCGGTACCTGCTGACGCTCGATTGCTACTCGACGCGGGTGACCGGCTCGTACTACTTCCCGCACACCGAAACCAACGAGTACGCCTACCTCTGTGGGAACGAGTCGAGCTTTACGCTGTCGGAGCCAGAGCTGGCGACCATGCTCGAAGAGACGGAGGCGTCGGTGATATACGACGGCGATATCTACTGGTCGAAAGAACTCAGCAAGCGGTTCGATCAGTGAGCGGCTACGGCCCGCCGTAGGTACTGACTCGCTTCGCCCGCGCTGTTAACCGTCGCGACGTCCGGTCCGTTCTTCGCCCGTTCACTGCGCTCTCGACTAACTCCTGTACGACCCACCACAGTCGGTTGCGTCGAACGCCCATACGATATCGTAATAACATGTTTTCGGTATATAGTTATTGTACGCTCGACTACAGATGTCCGTTCGCCACCGGTCGTCGATGGGACCCACCTCAACGACCGAGAGCGAGGAAGAGGGGGGAGGGGTTTTCGTCTCGCTACTACCGTAAGTGATATCACTCATTCATCGGCGAACTAACGAATTATAGGACAAAAATTACCGGTACAGGCCTCAGGGGAGAAGTTCTGGTGTGCAAACGGCCACCAAAATTAAGTACGCTGCTCTCGATTACTTCTGTATAGGCATGACCTCGAATTTACTTAACCACCAGATTGACGATATCCTCGAGTCCGTGCTCGAGGACGCGAGCGGCGATATCTACATGGTCAACCCGTCGCGGGACGCCATCGAAGAGTTCGTTTCCGTCGCGACCGCGTTCGACGGCGACCTGCCGTCGGTACACATGCTCGCCGACGAACGAACGCTGAAAGACGTCATGGACGACTTCATCGTCGCCTCGAACGCCGCCGACCTCATCAGCGAGGGCGCGCTGTCGCTGCGAACGCTCGAGGAGGCCCCCGAGAACTCGCTGCTGGTCAGCGAGGACCGCGTCGTCGCGCTGGTCCACGCCGGCGACCGCGTCGGCGGGCTCACCACCGACGACGAGAGCTTCGTCGACGATACCTACGCCACCTACGCGGGTCGCTGGGAGGACGCCACCGACTTCAACCTCCGGACCCCGCCGATCACGGACGTCCGCGAAACGCTCTCCGACGAGATCAGTCCCGAGGCCGAGGCCGACTTCACCGCGATCCTGAACTCGCTCGAGACCGCTCGCGGCGACGGCGACGGGCTCGACGAGGTCACCATTTCCCTGCTCGTGGCCGCCAAGAACGAGGCCCTGCTGTACGACATCAGCAAGTGGGGCGAGGACGTCGGGATCGCCTCCAAGGCGACGTTCTCCCGAACGAAGACCAAGCTCGAGGACATGGGTCTAATCGACACCGAGAAGGTCCCGATCGACGTCGGCCGCCCGCGCCTGCGCCTCAAGATCGGCGACGAGCGCCTCAGCGAGGCCGACAACGGCCAGCTCGCGACGGTGGCGCAGTCGATTCTCAACTAACAACCTTTTACTCTGCAGTCTGTTGCGCTGGCGGCTTCGCCGCACAGCGCAACGTCCCTCGGTAAAAGGTTGATCAAAAGCACTCCTCCCTCCCCTACGGGTCGGTCGTCGGCCCGCTCGCTCACTTCGTTCGCTCGCGGTGGATTACAGGTAAGCGCCTGCCCTCCCCCGAGTCGCGTGCCCTCACGTTCGTTCGGGCCCGCTCCCGGCCACGGCGTTCTCCAGTTGGTTTTCTACGGTTTCTATGGCGCAAACCCCAAGTCCTCGCCGTGCGACGGTTCGCGTATGTACGAGGCCGTCCACGCCCATCCCGACGGACAGAGCACGGTCGCCAGGTTCGCGAAGACGGCGGCCGACTACGGCTACGAGGGCGTGGTCGTGCGCAATCACGGCGACGCTCGAGCGGCGTACGATCCCGAAGCGATCCGCGAGGAGTACGGGATCGACGTCGTCGAGGGCGTCGAGATTCGGGCCGACGACCCGCAGCAGGCGAGCGGGTCGGTAGGGAACTATCGGACGTCGGAGACGATCGTCGGCATCCACGGCGGGACGAACGGGCTGAACCGCTTCGCCGTCGAACAGCCGAAGGTCGACGTGCTCGCACACCCGATGACCGATGGCGGCGACATCAATCACGTGCTGGCGAAAGCCGCCGTCGAGAACGGTGTTCGGATCGAATTCAATCTCTCCGGAGTCCTGCGAGAGAGCGGCGGCCACCGCGTCCGGGTCGTACAGTCGCTGCGAAAGCTTCAGGAGATCGTCGACCACTACGACGCGCCCTACGTCGTGAGCGCCGATCCGACCTCGCACCTCGAGCTGCGGGTACCCCGCGAACTGAAAGCCCTCGGCGAGCAGATCGGCTTCGCTCCCGAATTCATCGAGGACGGGCTCGCGGAGTGGGGCCGGCTGGCCGAGCGCAACCGCCACGTCGACTCCGAGTCGTTCATTGAGCCGGGGGTCGAACGTGGCAGGTATGAAGAAGAGTCTTGAGGAGCACGCCGCGCGGTTCGACGAGAAGGCCGGCGAGTACGACGACTCGAAGTCCAAGGAGTACCACGCCTGTGCGAACCTCGTCGTCGAGCACGCCGCTCCCGCGGCCGACGACGTCGTCCTCGATCTGGCGACCGGGACCGGCGCGATCGCGCTCGCGCTGGCCCCCGACGCGAAGCGGGTCGTGGGCCGCGACATCAGCGAGGAGATGATGGCCGAAGCCGAGGAGAAGGCCGACGACGAAGGCCTCGAGAACCTCGCGTTCGATCACGGGAGCTTTCGGGAACCGAACTACGACGGCCCGGTCGATATCGTCACCTCGAACTTC includes these proteins:
- the glyA gene encoding serine hydroxymethyltransferase, which encodes MNHDQVRDVDPAVADALEGEVDRQRETLQMIASENHVSEAVIDAQGSALTNKYAEGYPGERYYGGCEYADEVEQLAIDRATELFGAEHVNVQPHSGTQANQSVYFAMLEPGDKILSLDLNHGGHLSHGHPANFTGQLYEVEQYEVDPETGYIDYDDLADHAAEFDPDIIVSGYSAYPREIEWERIQDAADDVDALHLADIAHITGLVAAGVHPSPVGVADFVTGSTHKTIRSGRGGIVMCDEEYADDIDAAVFPGGQGGPLMHNVAGKAVGFKEALEPEFEDYAEQTVANAKALGESLSENGLSLVSEGTDNHLVLVDLRDSHPDTSGGDAEEALEDAGIVLNGNTVPGETRSPFNPSGIRAGTPALTTRGFDEDDCREVGDLIARVVDAPEDKDVIEEVRAEVATLCDENPLYE
- a CDS encoding RNase P subunit p30 family protein; the encoded protein is MYEAVHAHPDGQSTVARFAKTAADYGYEGVVVRNHGDARAAYDPEAIREEYGIDVVEGVEIRADDPQQASGSVGNYRTSETIVGIHGGTNGLNRFAVEQPKVDVLAHPMTDGGDINHVLAKAAVENGVRIEFNLSGVLRESGGHRVRVVQSLRKLQEIVDHYDAPYVVSADPTSHLELRVPRELKALGEQIGFAPEFIEDGLAEWGRLAERNRHVDSESFIEPGVERGRYEEES
- a CDS encoding class I SAM-dependent methyltransferase, which encodes MKKSLEEHAARFDEKAGEYDDSKSKEYHACANLVVEHAAPAADDVVLDLATGTGAIALALAPDAKRVVGRDISEEMMAEAEEKADDEGLENLAFDHGSFREPNYDGPVDIVTSNFALHHLSDEEKREAIAVIADLEPRKFVLGDVMFFGEPDPDAPFYSPEVDDPATVGVLADAFTDAGFSLTAVERVHDQVGVLVAERSPTAVDATTDE
- the tbsP gene encoding transcriptional regulator TbsP; protein product: MTSNLLNHQIDDILESVLEDASGDIYMVNPSRDAIEEFVSVATAFDGDLPSVHMLADERTLKDVMDDFIVASNAADLISEGALSLRTLEEAPENSLLVSEDRVVALVHAGDRVGGLTTDDESFVDDTYATYAGRWEDATDFNLRTPPITDVRETLSDEISPEAEADFTAILNSLETARGDGDGLDEVTISLLVAAKNEALLYDISKWGEDVGIASKATFSRTKTKLEDMGLIDTEKVPIDVGRPRLRLKIGDERLSEADNGQLATVAQSILN